A window of the Nitrospinota bacterium genome harbors these coding sequences:
- the fliS gene encoding flagellar export chaperone FliS — MVPARYHNAYKQSEVSTSSQGKLILMMYEGAIKFTKMALQSMEKGDIAGKAKYIGKTHDIVNELSVSLNLKNGGEVTARLETLYQFILRQLTLANIKSDRKALESIIKVLEPLHEAWIQIFDNNHAQQQNTQSLKSITSKV, encoded by the coding sequence ATGGTCCCTGCCCGGTATCACAATGCATACAAACAAAGCGAAGTCTCCACATCCAGTCAAGGCAAATTGATTCTGATGATGTATGAGGGCGCCATCAAGTTTACGAAAATGGCTCTGCAAAGTATGGAAAAGGGCGATATTGCCGGGAAGGCAAAATACATCGGGAAAACCCACGATATTGTCAATGAACTATCCGTTTCCCTGAACCTGAAAAATGGCGGCGAGGTCACCGCCCGTCTGGAGACCCTGTATCAATTTATTTTACGTCAATTGACCCTGGCCAACATCAAATCGGATCGCAAGGCCCTGGAATCAATTATAAAGGTGTTGGAACCTCTTCACGAAGCCTGGATCCAGATATTCGATAACAACCATGCACAACAGCAAAACACTCAATCCCTAAAAAGTATCACCTCAAAAGTTTAA